In the Corynebacterium jeikeium genome, CATCACCCCAGATGGAATTGCCGGTTTCCTCCGCATTAACGGCGGCGCCGCCAAAGATAGAGAACCAGATGATGGTCACCATGGTTGGAACCATCAGGACGACACACACGAACTCGCGGATCGTACGGCCGCGGGAAATGCGGGCGAGGAACATGCCGACGAACGGAGACCAGGAGACCCACCATGCCCAGTAGAAGATGGTCCAGGTACCCAGCCACTCATCTGCACCATCGCCGGAGTTAGCGGTGCGGGCGGCCATCTGGAAAAACTGGGACAGGTAGTTACCCAGGGAGGTCGGGATCAGGTTCAGAATCACCACGGTCGGCCCGAGAATCAGGACGAACAAAGCGATGAGACCGGCCAGAACCATATTGGTGTTGGACAGGTACTGAATACCCTTGCCCACACCGGAAGCGGCGGAAGCCAGGAAGCACAGACCCAGGATCACGATGGTGCCGACGATCACCCACGTGCCAGGATTAGAAATCAGCCCCGTGGCATCTAGACCGGACTGGATCTGCACTGCACCCAAGCCCAGGGAAGCCGCGGTACCGAAGACCGTCGCGAAGATGGCGGCAATATCGATGATCTTGCCCAGCGCGCCCTCGGCGCGCTTCTCCCCGATCAACGGAATAAACGCCGCGGATAGCAGCTGCTTACGCCCCAGTCGGAAGGTGCCGTAAGCAATGGCCAGCGCCACGATGGCGTACAGCGACCACGGGTGCAGGCCCCAGTGGAACAGCGTGGAGGCGAAGGAGCTAGCCACATCGTTCTTCTGCTCCCCCGGCACGCCGTCGCGGTAGTAAGTCAGCGGCTCGGTCACACCGTAGAACATCAGGCCAATGCCCATGCCTGCGGCGAACATCATGGCCACCCAAGAGACGCTGTTGAACTCCGGCGGCTCGTTATCCTTGCCCAGGCGAATGTGCCCGAACTTACTGAACGCAATGAACAGAATGAACCCTACAAACACCGTGCCGGCGAGGACGTACAACCAGCCCCAGTCGCCTACGACATAGCTCAGTGCCGTCGAGGCGAAGGCGGCGAAGCTATCGCCACCAAATATGCCCCACAGCACGACAGCCAGGATGAGGGCTGCCGCACAGCCCGTGACCACCCAGTCGATGGACTGTTCCTGATCAGCCTCAGTCGGCGTTACTTCTTCTCTTGATACAGTCATTCCTCAATATTGGGGGGTATTGTGGGCGCTTTTCAACCGCAGTGGTGCTCCAACCACGCCTGGACGGCGTCTTTAGCCTCGGCTTCTATCTCCCCTAAACCCCTATTCACCTGCCCTTATCCCCCACACAGGCCACCCGCCTCTCAGCCCAGCTAAAAACCTTTAAAAAACTCTAATTTTTCTCGCGTCCGCGCAGCACAGCTTCATAAAGCTCACGTTTGCTCACGCCCTTGGCCTTTGCCACGTCTCCGGCCGCCGCCTTCAGACGCTCCCCCTCCGCCACTTTCTGCTCCACCAACTCGACCAACGATTCCACGTCCGGCTCTGCCTGCTCGTCCGCGGCATCCACCACCACGCAGATCTCCCCCTTCACACCGCTCTCCGCCCAATCGGCCAGCTCCCGTAGTCCGCCGACCTTCACCTCTTCGAAGGTCTTCGTCAGCTCACGGCACACCGCCGCCTGTCGGTGATCCCCCAGCTCTTCGGCTGCCGCTTGCAGAGTCTTGGCCAGCCTGTGCGGGGATTCAAAGAAGCAGACGGCGTAGGGGGCGTCACTAAAGGAACTAAAAAACGAACGCCGAGCGCCGTCCTTGCGTGGTGCGAAGCCCAGGAACGCGAAGTGCCCCACCCCCAGGCCGGACAGTGCCAGAGCGGTCGGCACCGCAGAAGGGCCCGGCAGGCATGTCACCGGCACTCGAGCACGACGGGCAGCGACGACCAGCGGGAACCCGGGATCGGAAACGGAGGGCATGCCGGCGTCTGTCACCACTAGCACGCGTCGGCCCTGCACTGCCTGCTCGACGAAGAACTCCGCCCGCTCGGCCTCGTTGTGGTCGAAGTTGGAGTAGATTCGACCGGAAATCTCCACTCCCAGCGTGTCCGCGAGCGCCCGGGTGCGGCGAGTATCCTCCGCGGCCACGATGTCTGCGCTGGCCAGAGCGTCGATCAGCCGCACCGAAGCATCCAGCGGATTGCCCAGCGGCGTGGCCGCCAAGATTATTCCCCCCTGCGGCAGAGGTCGATTCTCGGCGGCGCGGGCAAGTAGCGCAGCGACTGCGTCTGCGGGGAGAGTCTTGGTTTCTACGGGTTCACTCATACCCGCCAGTATGCCCGCCAGTGCGCCCGATTGTCCGGAGCTTCTACTACAGTTGGCTTTCGTGCCGACCACACCGACTCCCCCTCTAGCGGACAGCCATGAAGTGTCTGCCGACCAGCATGACACGACCGACGTGACCCGTCGCGTGCCTACCGCTGCGTCCGGCCGGCGCGCGTTCGCCTTCACCCGGTGGAAGGGCATCCTGATTGTCCTCGGCCTGTTCGGCGCGCTCAGTCGCCTGCTCATGCTGCAGCGCCCCACCGACGCGGGCACCCCGGTGTTCGACGAAAAGCACTATGTGCCGCAGGCCTGGCAGATTCTGCAGAGCTGGTCTAACCCACTAATCGGCGGCATTGAGGACAATCCAGGCTACGGTCTGGTCGTCCACCCGCCCCTGGGCAAGCAACTCGAGGCGCTGGGCATGGCCGTGTTTGGCTACACGCCATGGGGGTGGCGAATCATGTCCGCCCTGCTGGCTGTGGTGACGATCCTGCTTATTGCCACGATTGCGCGCCGAGTGTCAAAGTCCGACCT is a window encoding:
- a CDS encoding BCCT family transporter; this encodes MTVSREEVTPTEADQEQSIDWVVTGCAAALILAVVLWGIFGGDSFAAFASTALSYVVGDWGWLYVLAGTVFVGFILFIAFSKFGHIRLGKDNEPPEFNSVSWVAMMFAAGMGIGLMFYGVTEPLTYYRDGVPGEQKNDVASSFASTLFHWGLHPWSLYAIVALAIAYGTFRLGRKQLLSAAFIPLIGEKRAEGALGKIIDIAAIFATVFGTAASLGLGAVQIQSGLDATGLISNPGTWVIVGTIVILGLCFLASAASGVGKGIQYLSNTNMVLAGLIALFVLILGPTVVILNLIPTSLGNYLSQFFQMAARTANSGDGADEWLGTWTIFYWAWWVSWSPFVGMFLARISRGRTIREFVCVVLMVPTMVTIIWFSIFGGAAVNAEETGNSIWGDGEATSQLFNLLQTLPMGQVASIIAMILLATFFITSADSASTVMGSMSQRGQLVANRGVTVLWGALTAIIALMLLLTGGDEALTNLQNVTIIAASPFLLVIIALMFSIYKALSNDQLYLDEKAQREYALRMARERRINEQSEAKAAKRSRRYGGGSDVPQAVADGNAEHS
- the rsmI gene encoding 16S rRNA (cytidine(1402)-2'-O)-methyltransferase, which gives rise to MSEPVETKTLPADAVAALLARAAENRPLPQGGIILAATPLGNPLDASVRLIDALASADIVAAEDTRRTRALADTLGVEISGRIYSNFDHNEAERAEFFVEQAVQGRRVLVVTDAGMPSVSDPGFPLVVAARRARVPVTCLPGPSAVPTALALSGLGVGHFAFLGFAPRKDGARRSFFSSFSDAPYAVCFFESPHRLAKTLQAAAEELGDHRQAAVCRELTKTFEEVKVGGLRELADWAESGVKGEICVVVDAADEQAEPDVESLVELVEQKVAEGERLKAAAGDVAKAKGVSKRELYEAVLRGREKN